A stretch of Rhizobium sp. TH2 DNA encodes these proteins:
- a CDS encoding DUF6101 family protein: protein MNTMYQPVWATSKLRLDPGLFPQQLRYEIEESSETVNITLDERGAVMRRVLPSSGLPLTVALPSRVFKGVAARAIDHGNGEVTVTLELHHTDAGFCIPLLVAHDLYDIAADWRSWSEAYGIPMLMVEADGVARELDEHLITAGAKPPKPRRRHSYFADRRPRFLVRRKTGNLGISMKIKGREIFPRD from the coding sequence ATGAACACCATGTACCAGCCCGTGTGGGCCACGAGCAAACTGAGACTGGATCCGGGTCTTTTCCCGCAGCAGCTCCGTTATGAAATCGAGGAAAGCTCGGAAACCGTGAACATCACGCTCGACGAACGCGGCGCCGTCATGCGCCGGGTGCTGCCGTCCAGCGGCCTGCCGTTGACCGTCGCTCTGCCGTCCCGCGTCTTCAAGGGCGTCGCCGCCCGTGCGATCGACCATGGCAATGGCGAAGTGACAGTTACGCTCGAACTTCACCACACCGATGCCGGCTTCTGCATTCCGCTGCTGGTGGCGCACGACCTTTATGATATCGCCGCCGACTGGCGCTCCTGGTCGGAAGCCTATGGCATTCCGATGCTGATGGTCGAGGCCGACGGCGTTGCCCGCGAACTCGACGAGCATCTTATCACCGCCGGTGCCAAGCCTCCAAAGCCCCGCCGCCGCCATTCCTATTTCGCCGACCGCCGCCCCCGCTTCCTGGTCCGCCGCAAGACCGGCAATCTCGGCATCAGCATGAAGATCAAGGGCCGCGAGATTTTCCCGCGCGATTGA
- a CDS encoding DUF1217 domain-containing protein: protein MVSTFLSYNLINRDLRGNLERVSSSNQVAREEQYYKDNIGKVKTVEEFVDNYRLYAYAMKAHGLEDMTYAKAFMKKVLESDLTDTDSFANRLTDQRYAQFAAAFQFSSETSIVQTTRQIDEVIGNFQQALEDEGESVEVETAYYKSKIATISSVDELLGDERVRDYVLKGFNLDTKYWNKDHLTKVLTSDLNDPASYVNTLNVANKSTLQAMTANFNFNAAGTLDTGVTAQDATQTLALVEAYTFYVPSRTVPAEAQLNKDYYEAKIGSITNVDDLVNDPRMLAYVKTAFGMEDIFLKSTIKNILTSDLNDPNNYATVFGGEKYEALTKAFNFQTDGTIAGGNTAQTAAQTDTTSGQYMSRYDDAQDQKDDDLYTYYRNFIGSMDSVEELQSTPRLYDFVLTAFGFDPNDTKDSVIEKVLTSDLADPNSFANKQKDERYRELAAAFNFDSEGNKAAPRLAQSQQVITQTAKDYVITKTRFGHEEDKDAATKEAKYYSENIQNIQTASEFVANRRLVDFVLVANGIDPEDVTNDFIKQVFNSDLDDPESFVNIQEDHRYVEILSSFNFDAKGNIAVRDSGIQGRYGQMTTEYLFLQQSLEEEVGEDSAGARLALYFQRMMPSINSAYDILGDTALLEVFRTAYELPAEMSTMDIEKQKLLVERYMDFDELQDPDELQKFITRFTAMYDLANETDTSPLMQLFTGSSTSISADTLLSIAQLKA, encoded by the coding sequence ATGGTCTCCACCTTCCTGAGCTATAATCTGATCAACCGTGACCTCAGGGGAAACCTCGAGCGCGTCTCGTCGTCCAATCAGGTCGCCAGGGAAGAGCAGTATTACAAGGACAATATCGGCAAGGTGAAAACCGTCGAGGAGTTCGTCGACAACTACCGGCTCTATGCCTATGCGATGAAGGCGCATGGGCTGGAAGACATGACCTACGCCAAGGCCTTCATGAAAAAGGTGCTGGAAAGCGACCTGACCGACACCGACTCCTTCGCCAATCGCCTGACGGACCAGCGCTATGCCCAGTTCGCGGCCGCGTTTCAGTTCTCCTCCGAGACATCGATCGTACAAACAACCCGGCAGATCGATGAGGTCATCGGGAACTTCCAGCAGGCGCTCGAAGACGAGGGTGAATCGGTCGAGGTCGAGACCGCCTATTACAAGAGCAAGATAGCCACGATCTCGTCTGTCGATGAACTGCTGGGCGATGAGCGGGTCCGGGACTACGTCCTGAAGGGCTTCAATCTCGACACCAAATACTGGAACAAGGACCACCTGACAAAGGTCCTGACCAGCGACCTCAATGATCCCGCGAGCTATGTCAATACGCTCAATGTCGCCAACAAATCGACGCTACAGGCGATGACGGCGAACTTCAATTTCAATGCAGCGGGTACGCTCGACACCGGTGTGACAGCCCAGGATGCCACGCAGACGCTCGCTCTCGTCGAGGCCTATACATTCTATGTGCCGAGCCGCACCGTGCCCGCCGAGGCCCAGCTCAATAAAGACTATTACGAGGCCAAGATCGGCTCGATCACCAATGTCGACGACCTGGTCAACGATCCCCGCATGCTGGCCTACGTCAAGACCGCGTTCGGAATGGAGGATATTTTCCTCAAGAGCACGATCAAGAACATCCTGACGAGCGACCTCAACGACCCGAACAATTATGCGACAGTCTTCGGCGGCGAGAAATACGAGGCGCTGACCAAGGCGTTCAATTTTCAGACAGACGGCACGATTGCCGGCGGTAACACGGCCCAGACGGCGGCGCAGACGGACACCACATCAGGCCAGTACATGTCCCGTTATGACGACGCGCAGGACCAGAAGGACGACGATCTTTACACTTATTACCGCAACTTCATCGGCTCCATGGACAGCGTCGAGGAACTGCAATCGACGCCGAGGCTCTACGATTTCGTCCTGACCGCATTCGGCTTCGATCCGAATGATACGAAGGACTCCGTGATCGAAAAGGTGCTGACCAGCGATCTCGCGGACCCCAACAGTTTCGCCAACAAGCAGAAGGACGAGCGCTACCGCGAACTCGCCGCCGCCTTCAATTTCGACAGTGAGGGCAACAAGGCCGCACCCCGGCTCGCCCAGTCGCAGCAGGTCATAACCCAGACCGCCAAGGACTATGTCATCACCAAGACCCGTTTCGGTCATGAGGAAGACAAGGACGCCGCGACCAAGGAAGCAAAATATTATTCCGAGAACATCCAGAACATCCAGACGGCATCGGAATTCGTGGCCAACAGGCGCCTCGTCGATTTCGTGCTGGTCGCCAACGGCATCGATCCGGAAGACGTGACCAACGATTTCATCAAGCAGGTGTTCAACTCGGACCTCGACGATCCCGAAAGCTTCGTCAATATCCAGGAAGACCATCGTTACGTCGAGATTCTCTCGTCGTTCAATTTCGATGCCAAGGGCAATATCGCGGTCCGCGATTCCGGCATCCAGGGCCGCTATGGGCAGATGACGACCGAATATCTCTTCCTGCAGCAGAGCCTGGAGGAAGAAGTCGGCGAGGACAGCGCGGGCGCCCGCCTGGCGCTTTATTTCCAGCGCATGATGCCGTCGATCAACTCGGCCTACGACATCCTTGGCGACACCGCGCTGCTCGAAGTTTTCCGCACCGCCTACGAACTGCCGGCCGAAATGTCGACCATGGACATCGAGAAGCAGAAGCTGCTCGTCGAGCGCTACATGGACTTCGACGAGCTTCAGGATCCTGATGAACTCCAGAAGTTCATCACCCGCTTCACCGCAATGTACGATCTCGCCAACGAGACCGATACGTCGCCGCTCATGCAGCTCTTCACCGGCAGCTCGACCAGCATCAGCGCCGACACGCTGCTTTCCATCGCCCAGCTCAAGGCTTGA
- the modA gene encoding molybdate ABC transporter substrate-binding protein: protein MLRRTFMSSLLTAAMLGLASVAPAKAADLVVFAAASMKGSLDDVAKAFQAKNGTKVVISYASSSQLAKQIEAAAPADVFISADTRWMTYLVEKNAVRKEEAVNLLGNRLVLVAAKDSKASIKIEKGFKLAEALGDSRLAMGDPKSVPAGKYGQESLKFYGVWADVEGKVAGADNVRAALKLVSSGEAPLGIVYETDAKADRQVKIVDFFGEDSHSPIIYPVAPVAASTNEARNAFMKFLLGPEAADIFKRAGFTTLASS, encoded by the coding sequence ATGCTACGCCGCACATTCATGTCTTCGCTCCTCACGGCCGCGATGCTCGGGCTCGCCTCGGTGGCGCCCGCCAAGGCCGCCGACCTCGTCGTCTTCGCCGCCGCCAGCATGAAAGGGTCGCTTGATGATGTCGCCAAAGCTTTCCAAGCAAAGAACGGCACCAAGGTCGTCATTTCCTATGCGTCGAGCTCGCAACTCGCCAAGCAGATCGAAGCCGCTGCGCCGGCCGATGTCTTCATCTCGGCTGACACCAGGTGGATGACCTATCTGGTGGAGAAAAACGCCGTGAGGAAGGAAGAAGCCGTCAACCTGCTCGGCAACCGTCTCGTGCTGGTCGCCGCCAAGGATTCCAAGGCTTCGATCAAGATCGAGAAGGGATTCAAGCTCGCCGAAGCACTCGGTGACAGTCGCCTCGCCATGGGCGACCCGAAGAGCGTGCCGGCCGGCAAGTATGGCCAGGAATCGCTGAAATTCTACGGCGTCTGGGCCGATGTCGAAGGCAAGGTGGCGGGTGCCGACAATGTGCGCGCCGCGCTGAAGCTCGTCTCATCCGGCGAAGCACCGCTCGGCATCGTCTACGAGACCGACGCCAAGGCCGACAGGCAAGTGAAGATCGTGGATTTCTTCGGCGAGGACAGCCATTCCCCGATCATCTATCCGGTCGCACCCGTAGCGGCATCGACCAATGAGGCCAGGAACGCGTTCATGAAATTCCTGCTCGGCCCGGAAGCCGCTGACATCTTCAAGAGAGCGGGCTTTACGACTCTCGCCTCTTCGTGA
- the modB gene encoding molybdate ABC transporter permease subunit, producing the protein MGFSEEEWTAIRLSIEVAALAVAVSLPFGILVAYVLARGRFYGKAVLSAIVALPLILPPVVTGYLLLMTFGRKGLFGGFLESIGIVLSFRWTGAAVAAAVMGFPLLVQAIQLSMEAIDKRLESAAGTLGANRFMVFLTVTLPLSLPGIIAGVVTSFARALGEFGATITFVSAIPGETQTLASAIHSLLQDPDGEPMALRLTFFSVAISFAAILLAGSVSRFAARRLGAAS; encoded by the coding sequence ATGGGGTTCAGCGAAGAAGAATGGACGGCAATCAGGTTGAGCATCGAGGTGGCGGCGCTTGCCGTCGCCGTCAGCCTGCCGTTCGGAATCCTCGTCGCCTATGTCCTAGCGCGCGGGCGCTTTTACGGCAAGGCGGTGCTGAGTGCCATCGTCGCCCTGCCGCTGATCCTGCCACCCGTCGTCACGGGTTACCTCCTGCTGATGACCTTCGGGCGGAAAGGCCTGTTCGGCGGCTTCCTCGAAAGCATCGGCATAGTGCTATCCTTCCGCTGGACGGGGGCGGCGGTCGCGGCCGCCGTCATGGGTTTTCCCCTGCTGGTACAAGCGATCCAGCTTTCGATGGAGGCGATCGACAAGCGGCTTGAATCCGCCGCCGGCACGCTCGGCGCCAATCGCTTCATGGTGTTCCTGACGGTGACCCTGCCGCTCAGCCTGCCGGGCATCATCGCAGGCGTCGTGACGTCCTTCGCGCGGGCTTTAGGCGAATTCGGCGCCACAATCACTTTCGTTTCGGCGATCCCCGGGGAGACCCAGACGCTGGCCTCCGCGATCCATTCCCTACTACAGGACCCCGATGGCGAACCCATGGCCCTGCGCCTGACCTTTTTTTCGGTTGCCATATCCTTCGCAGCGATTCTGTTGGCAGGTTCGGTCTCTCGGTTCGCCGCTCGCCGCCTCGGGGCAGCGTCATGA
- the modC gene encoding molybdenum ABC transporter ATP-binding protein: MISVKVRHRQGDFQVDAAFTAGGGVTALFGPSGSGKTSLVQMIAGLTRPDDAVISFDGIVWNDTGQRIFVPPHRRRIGYVFQEGRLFPHMTARQNLLYGRFFSPKAERSISEPEVVDLLGIERLLDQRPATLSGGEKQRVAIGRALLSAPRLILMDEPLSALDRARRQEILPYIERIRDVVKIPVIYVSHALDEVARLANRVVLLDEGRVRAEGAPVDIFPELSFVTDSIAPQSVLEARMIGQEEYYGLSIAEIGDTVVTLQPIDLPEGTAVRVRVSSTDVMIALQKPENISALNHLPGTITAITRDGPYMLVEMDCDGQRLMARITLLSCERLGLAPGVAVYALFKAVTVDSGSVYHVSASAPDGPGSA, translated from the coding sequence ATGATCTCGGTCAAAGTGCGCCACCGGCAGGGCGATTTCCAGGTCGATGCCGCGTTTACCGCCGGCGGCGGGGTGACCGCACTGTTCGGTCCATCCGGCTCCGGCAAGACGTCGCTCGTGCAGATGATTGCCGGGCTGACACGACCCGATGACGCCGTCATCAGTTTCGACGGCATTGTCTGGAACGACACCGGCCAGCGTATATTCGTGCCGCCGCATCGCCGCCGCATCGGCTATGTCTTCCAGGAAGGACGCCTGTTTCCGCATATGACGGCGCGGCAGAACCTACTCTATGGCCGCTTCTTTTCGCCGAAGGCGGAGCGGAGCATTTCCGAACCCGAAGTGGTCGATCTTCTCGGCATCGAGCGGCTGCTCGACCAGCGACCGGCGACGCTTTCCGGCGGCGAGAAGCAGCGTGTGGCGATCGGACGAGCGCTGCTTTCGGCTCCCCGGCTGATCCTGATGGACGAGCCGCTTTCGGCACTGGATCGCGCCCGGCGGCAGGAGATTCTGCCCTATATCGAGCGCATCCGCGATGTGGTGAAAATACCCGTCATCTATGTCAGCCATGCGCTCGATGAAGTCGCCCGTCTTGCCAACCGCGTGGTGCTGCTCGACGAGGGCAGGGTGCGTGCCGAGGGAGCACCCGTGGACATTTTCCCGGAGCTTTCATTTGTGACCGATTCGATCGCGCCGCAATCGGTGCTCGAAGCCAGGATGATCGGACAGGAGGAGTATTACGGCCTGTCGATCGCCGAGATCGGCGACACCGTGGTGACGTTGCAGCCCATCGATCTTCCCGAGGGAACCGCCGTCCGTGTCCGCGTGTCATCGACCGATGTCATGATCGCGTTGCAGAAGCCCGAAAATATCAGCGCGCTCAACCATCTTCCCGGCACCATCACCGCGATCACGCGAGATGGCCCCTATATGCTGGTGGAAATGGATTGCGACGGCCAGCGGCTGATGGCACGCATTACGCTGCTCTCATGCGAGCGATTGGGTCTGGCGCCCGGCGTGGCCGTCTATGCGCTGTTCAAGGCCGTTACCGTCGATAGCGGCAGCGTCTATCACGTATCGGCATCGGCGCCCGATGGGCCGGGCTCGGCCTGA
- a CDS encoding winged helix-turn-helix domain-containing protein gives MGEIIRTNLRLTFPDGAPLSHGKAELMELIRETGSIRQAAVRMDMSYRRGWLLVDELNRMFKQSVVETKHGGKSGGGAALTAFGEELLKRFRAMEQHTMTALKADLDWLAANASPQAEPGPSGADADT, from the coding sequence ATGGGCGAGATTATCCGCACCAATCTGAGGCTGACTTTCCCGGACGGCGCGCCATTGAGCCACGGCAAGGCGGAACTGATGGAACTGATCCGAGAGACGGGCTCCATCAGGCAGGCGGCCGTGCGGATGGACATGTCCTATAGGCGCGGCTGGCTGCTGGTCGATGAGCTGAACCGCATGTTCAAGCAGAGCGTCGTGGAGACCAAGCATGGCGGCAAGAGCGGTGGCGGCGCTGCACTGACCGCGTTCGGCGAGGAATTGCTCAAGCGTTTCCGCGCCATGGAACAGCACACGATGACGGCGCTGAAGGCCGATCTCGACTGGCTGGCGGCGAATGCCAGCCCTCAGGCCGAGCCCGGCCCATCGGGCGCCGATGCCGATACGTGA
- a CDS encoding FAD-binding oxidoreductase, with translation MKTELIERFAAIVGPAYAITDQQALLPHLVETRGLYHGASPLLLKPANTAEVSDILTLASETGTVIVPQSGNTGHAGGQTPREGHEDVLISLERMNKVREVDLAANTMTVDAGCILDNLHKIAEENSRMFPLSLGSQGSCQIGGNLSTNAGGTQVLAYGNARHLCLGLEVVLPTGEIWDGLRKLKKDNTGYDLRDLFIGAEGTLGVITAAVLKLFPRPRGHEVAFCGLASAENALAFFQMAQDVCGNALTGFELMVRLGVEFTLRNIPGVRDPLASPYPWYVLVDISTTDHEDSARQMMEALLTEASERGLVLDASIASSSTQARAFWHMRESMSEAQKPEGGSIKHDVSVPVSKIPEFMAEAEKAVLAFIPGARVCAFGHLGDGNIHYNISQPVGADKQAFIAQWRDVNKIVHGLVLKFNGSISAEHGIGQLKRDELAAIRPAIEMDLMRRIKRAFDPAHIMNPDKVLKV, from the coding sequence ATGAAGACTGAGCTTATCGAGCGTTTCGCCGCCATCGTCGGGCCGGCTTATGCCATCACCGACCAGCAGGCGCTTCTCCCGCATCTGGTCGAGACGCGCGGGCTCTATCACGGCGCTTCACCCCTGCTGCTGAAGCCTGCGAATACCGCTGAAGTCTCTGATATCCTGACGCTTGCGAGCGAAACCGGCACGGTGATCGTGCCGCAATCGGGCAATACTGGACACGCCGGCGGCCAGACGCCGCGCGAGGGCCATGAAGACGTGCTGATCTCGCTCGAACGGATGAACAAAGTGCGCGAGGTCGATCTCGCCGCGAACACGATGACGGTCGATGCCGGCTGCATTCTCGACAACCTGCACAAGATCGCCGAGGAAAACAGCCGCATGTTTCCGCTGTCGCTGGGCTCGCAAGGAAGCTGCCAGATCGGCGGCAATCTCTCAACCAATGCCGGCGGCACGCAGGTGCTGGCCTATGGTAATGCGCGCCATCTCTGCCTCGGGCTGGAAGTCGTGCTGCCGACGGGCGAAATCTGGGACGGGCTGCGCAAGCTCAAGAAGGACAATACCGGCTATGACCTGCGTGACCTCTTCATCGGTGCCGAGGGCACGCTGGGGGTGATCACCGCCGCCGTGCTGAAACTCTTCCCGCGCCCACGCGGGCATGAAGTGGCGTTTTGCGGGCTTGCGAGTGCGGAGAATGCGCTGGCCTTCTTCCAGATGGCGCAGGATGTCTGCGGCAATGCCCTGACCGGCTTCGAGCTGATGGTCCGGCTAGGCGTCGAATTCACGCTGCGCAACATCCCCGGCGTCCGCGATCCGCTCGCCTCACCCTATCCCTGGTATGTGCTGGTCGATATCTCGACGACCGACCACGAGGACAGTGCGCGCCAGATGATGGAGGCGCTGCTCACCGAAGCCTCCGAACGCGGCTTGGTGCTTGACGCATCCATTGCTTCATCGTCCACACAGGCCCGCGCCTTCTGGCACATGCGCGAGAGCATGTCGGAAGCGCAGAAGCCCGAAGGCGGGTCGATCAAGCATGACGTCTCCGTGCCCGTCTCGAAGATACCGGAATTCATGGCCGAGGCCGAGAAGGCCGTGCTGGCCTTCATACCAGGCGCCCGCGTCTGCGCCTTCGGCCATCTCGGCGACGGCAATATCCACTACAACATTTCCCAGCCGGTCGGCGCCGACAAGCAGGCCTTCATCGCCCAGTGGCGCGACGTTAACAAGATCGTTCATGGACTGGTGCTGAAGTTCAACGGCTCGATCTCCGCCGAGCATGGCATCGGCCAGCTCAAGCGCGATGAGCTTGCCGCGATCCGGCCCGCGATCGAGATGGACCTCATGCGGCGGATCAAGCGGGCCTTCGATCCCGCCCACATCATGAACCCGGACAAGGTGCTGAAGGTCTGA
- a CDS encoding L-threonylcarbamoyladenylate synthase: MAEIIDIGREHSQALARGCQVLESAEPVAIPTETVYGLAADATNPQAIARIYEVKGRPRFNPLIAHMSDLAMAERHAVFDPLSRKLAEAFWPGPLTLVLPLHADSTIHPLCTAGLDTVGVRVPQGFAGELIAAFGHPLAAPSANTSGRVSPTDAGHVQGDLGDKIRLILDGGPAGVGVESTILKIEGDTVRLLRPGGLAVRAIEACIGRKIIRQDKAAQTAIEAPGMLASHYAPRADVRLDRLHVEPGEILVNFGNQPIAGLDDAIAIFDLSPQASLSEAAANLFSIMKMADQLPARAIAFAPIPHHDLGEAINDRIARAAAPRPEVSYED; this comes from the coding sequence ATGGCCGAAATCATCGACATCGGACGGGAACACAGCCAGGCGCTGGCGCGCGGCTGCCAAGTGCTCGAAAGCGCCGAGCCGGTGGCGATCCCAACCGAGACGGTCTATGGGCTGGCCGCAGATGCCACCAATCCGCAAGCGATCGCCCGCATCTATGAGGTCAAGGGCCGGCCGCGCTTCAATCCGCTGATCGCGCATATGTCGGACCTCGCAATGGCCGAGCGCCATGCGGTCTTCGACCCCCTGTCGCGCAAGCTCGCCGAGGCGTTCTGGCCGGGGCCGCTGACGCTGGTCCTGCCGCTCCATGCCGACAGCACCATTCATCCGCTGTGCACGGCGGGGCTCGACACGGTGGGCGTCCGGGTTCCCCAGGGTTTTGCCGGCGAGCTGATCGCAGCCTTCGGTCATCCGCTGGCCGCGCCCAGCGCCAATACTTCAGGCCGGGTCAGCCCGACGGACGCCGGACATGTGCAAGGCGATCTCGGCGACAAGATCCGGCTTATCCTCGATGGCGGGCCAGCCGGCGTCGGCGTCGAAAGCACGATCCTCAAGATCGAAGGCGATACGGTCAGGCTGCTCAGGCCCGGTGGGCTGGCGGTGCGCGCGATCGAGGCATGTATTGGCCGGAAGATTATCCGTCAGGACAAGGCCGCGCAGACAGCCATCGAAGCACCCGGCATGCTGGCTTCGCATTATGCGCCGAGGGCCGATGTCCGGCTCGACCGGCTGCATGTCGAACCGGGGGAAATCCTGGTCAACTTCGGCAACCAGCCGATCGCGGGGCTGGATGATGCGATCGCGATCTTCGATCTCAGTCCGCAGGCGTCGCTCAGCGAGGCGGCGGCCAATCTCTTCTCGATCATGAAGATGGCTGATCAACTGCCGGCGCGCGCCATAGCCTTTGCGCCCATCCCGCACCACGATCTGGGCGAAGCGATCAATGACAGGATTGCGCGCGCCGCGGCCCCGCGTCCCGAGGTGAGTTATGAAGACTGA
- a CDS encoding DUF6656 family protein, whose amino-acid sequence MSKLQYVDQERPAAVKQTAHSDFLRTGRIDRSRPNWAPDEKRYLTYEEVAERTGKILTAAGEKTHERLNTFHRSIQFPKLVFHRTLTGTPHLGYCHVTAAKSKFAEYSDVNWAFYIANFFADIASDDLKFEQINMRAERMYFAVAMENNTGKKLVLDKKVRGNGILFRTNDPKTALKNVLLLGAKQEALRKVIRAM is encoded by the coding sequence ATGTCCAAATTGCAGTATGTCGACCAGGAAAGGCCGGCAGCTGTGAAGCAGACAGCTCATTCGGACTTTCTGCGCACCGGCCGCATCGACCGCTCACGCCCCAACTGGGCGCCCGACGAGAAGCGCTATCTCACCTATGAGGAAGTCGCCGAGCGCACCGGCAAGATCCTGACCGCGGCGGGCGAAAAGACCCATGAGCGGCTCAACACGTTCCACCGTTCGATCCAGTTTCCCAAGCTGGTCTTCCACCGCACGCTCACCGGCACGCCGCATCTCGGCTACTGTCACGTCACTGCGGCGAAATCGAAGTTCGCGGAATATTCCGACGTGAACTGGGCCTTCTACATTGCCAATTTCTTCGCCGATATCGCCTCGGACGACCTGAAATTCGAACAGATCAATATGCGCGCCGAACGGATGTATTTCGCCGTCGCCATGGAGAACAACACGGGCAAGAAGCTCGTCCTCGACAAGAAGGTGCGCGGCAACGGCATCCTCTTTCGCACCAACGATCCCAAGACGGCGCTGAAGAACGTGCTGCTTCTCGGTGCCAAGCAGGAAGCGCTGCGGAAGGTGATCCGGGCGATGTAA
- a CDS encoding glycoside hydrolase family 25 protein → MFKSTVIAFALAAILGAGISHAADNEPWTKAETALVIDAYELNAIEWDKLVANKRIAGFVSKASDGLPEVYDCSRPHKGDTVNHCKTMWRKYAVSRELHQTRRMLAKANGMLWGAYHLARPGNPVDQANHFLDYADPGEDDLMVLDLESLDDKQFMSLADAEIFAGHIKARTGRYPILYTNHDTARYIATRREQYALLSRLPLWYARYKPEIKGVFPMGNWENYMMWQFSSLTNCGKKSCPMRIEGTRDDIDVNTVPMTKVELAAIWKQGGLLPVRPPELQYLVRATGTLGTSAMPQNHAIAEASVQKRQPVLTALNYQDF, encoded by the coding sequence ATGTTCAAATCTACTGTAATAGCGTTCGCGCTTGCTGCGATTCTTGGCGCAGGCATCTCTCATGCTGCCGATAACGAGCCCTGGACCAAGGCGGAAACCGCCCTGGTTATCGATGCCTATGAACTCAACGCCATCGAATGGGACAAGCTGGTCGCCAACAAGCGAATCGCAGGATTCGTCTCAAAGGCTTCCGACGGCTTGCCCGAAGTCTACGATTGCTCGCGACCGCACAAGGGCGACACGGTCAACCACTGCAAGACGATGTGGCGCAAATATGCGGTGAGCCGCGAACTCCACCAGACGCGCCGGATGCTCGCCAAGGCCAATGGCATGCTCTGGGGCGCCTATCACCTCGCCCGGCCGGGCAATCCGGTCGACCAGGCCAACCACTTCCTCGACTATGCCGATCCCGGCGAAGACGATCTGATGGTGCTGGATCTCGAAAGCCTCGACGACAAGCAATTCATGTCGCTCGCCGATGCCGAGATCTTCGCCGGGCACATCAAGGCGCGGACCGGCCGCTATCCGATTCTCTACACCAATCACGACACGGCCCGCTACATCGCCACGCGTCGCGAGCAATATGCGCTGCTGTCGCGCCTGCCGCTCTGGTATGCCCGCTATAAACCCGAGATCAAGGGCGTATTCCCGATGGGCAACTGGGAAAACTACATGATGTGGCAGTTCTCCTCGCTGACCAATTGCGGCAAGAAGAGCTGTCCGATGCGGATCGAGGGCACGCGAGATGACATCGACGTCAACACCGTGCCGATGACGAAGGTGGAACTCGCCGCGATCTGGAAGCAGGGCGGATTGCTGCCCGTCAGGCCACCGGAATTGCAATATCTCGTGCGCGCCACCGGCACGCTCGGTACCAGCGCGATGCCCCAGAATCACGCGATCGCAGAGGCATCAGTGCAAAAGCGTCAGCCGGTGCTTACGGCTCTGAATTATCAGGATTTTTGA
- a CDS encoding cupin domain-containing protein gives MSMPNSAGSSFANPEFIAGRPDDVTLVDAPINPEWIVEGNPRARAGLHSPSIDGNASTHIWECTAGTFWWTFHDEETVFILEGQVRVTTPSGQTRTLQPGDIAYFAEGTKALWDIDDYVKKVAFCRKSSNPIKQLRAMLGRMRRVVVGEVVSVRVLGTIGVALPL, from the coding sequence ATGTCGATGCCAAATTCCGCCGGCAGCAGCTTTGCCAACCCCGAATTCATCGCCGGCCGTCCGGACGATGTCACGCTCGTGGATGCGCCGATCAATCCCGAATGGATCGTCGAGGGCAATCCGCGGGCGCGCGCCGGGCTGCATTCGCCGAGCATCGATGGCAACGCCTCCACCCATATCTGGGAATGCACGGCAGGCACCTTCTGGTGGACCTTCCACGACGAGGAAACCGTCTTCATCCTCGAAGGCCAGGTGCGGGTGACGACGCCGAGCGGCCAAACCCGGACGCTTCAGCCCGGCGACATCGCCTATTTCGCCGAGGGCACCAAGGCGCTCTGGGATATCGACGACTATGTGAAGAAGGTCGCCTTCTGCCGCAAATCCTCGAACCCGATCAAGCAGCTCCGCGCCATGCTGGGCCGCATGCGCAGGGTAGTGGTCGGCGAGGTCGTATCGGTTCGCGTGCTCGGCACGATCGGCGTCGCACTGCCGCTTTGA